A region of Ictalurus furcatus strain D&B chromosome 1, Billie_1.0, whole genome shotgun sequence DNA encodes the following proteins:
- the si:ch211-113g11.6 gene encoding semaphorin-7A: MHPAILWAALFSTVLAEKSPRLKFTVKEPARFHFTKPENYMTVYHQQGSNVLYVGGQAVIYMIHFTQKGVQETQISAVADENVRHSCLARSLTKIECDNFITVIEKVNDTFVVCGTNAGTPKCWQLVNNTMLTDMPDNGQTISASDISPTIPSQHSVSLSADGSLYSALSATGKQLGSIRRTYSSNKLLKTENKWLLNPQFAGASVIPATQKYNEEIYIFFSEINKTADLDEEPYRARIGRICMNDEGGTKTVLPDSWTTFLKARVMCGTGSTPQQYNNIRRAFVLASPHRTGVMYGLFSNAWDTTVVCAYSIEDIDQVFAKSKLKGYNSPVTGNRHGMCAPKNHTTAQNPKMLGVIRDHPEIEDIIQPVGEVPLDLPTEDHFTHIVADTVLAVNEEHYSVIYLGTEQGKILKVLHTIEEAFIISQYSLFHNEGPIINMAIDSQRGHLYIGTAMEVQRLLLADCSRYGDSCRECILSRDPYCGWDMAKKRCLAIPANYNVTTGGILQSLDQSNASVCGDTAALKIRSTIPKEVQMHKDGPVLLPCPVHSYHATYSWEKDNCIKRYPCTISGSSCVLGSNPDLPLKEGVFRCMATESGLKQEVVSYRLVFNAGPSATSPASTLALSLLLAMIGFFLQ, encoded by the exons ATGCATCCAGCCATTCTCTGGGCAGCCCTGTTTTCTACAGTTCTGGCGGAAAAATCCCCTCGACTGAAATTTACTGTGAAAG AGCCAGCAAGGTTTCACTTCACAAAACCAGAGAATTACATGACTGTGTACCACCAGCAGGGAAGCAATGTTCTGTATGTTGGGGGGCAAGCAGTTATTTATATGatacacttcacccagaaaggaGTGCAAGAAACACAG ATATCTGCGGTGGCTGATGAAAATGTCAGACATAGCTGCCTCGCCAGATCATTGACTAAG ATTGAGTGTGACAATTTCATCACTGTCATTGAGAAAGTCAATGACACTTTTGTGGTGTGTGGGACAAATGCCGGCACTCCAAAATGTTGGCAATTG GTGAATAACACTATGCTCACCGATATGCCTGATAATGGACAGACAATATCAGCCTCAGATATTTCCCCGACCATCCCCTCTCAGCACTCTGTCAGTCTCTCAGCAG atGGGAGCCTGTATTCTGCTTTGTCAGCTACGGGGAAACAGCTTGGCTCTATACGTCGCACATACAGCTCCAACAAGCTGCTGAAGACTGAGAACAAATGGCTGTTGA ACCCTCAGTTTGCTGGAGCTTCAGTCATTCCAGCAACACAAAAATACAATGAGGAGATCTACATTTTCTTCAGTGAGATCAACAAGACGGCTGATCTGGATGAAGAACCATACAGGGCCCGAATTGGACGAATTTGCATG aatGATGAGGGGGGCACTAAGACAGTGCTGCCTGACTCTTGGACTACATTCCTGAAGGCTCGTGTGATGTGTGGGACAGGCAGCACCCCTCAGCAGTACAACAACATCAGGCGAGCATTTGTGTTGGCATCCCCACATCGTACTGGTGTCATGTATGGACTTTTCTCCAATGCATG GGACACGACTGTAGTCTGTGCATACTCAATTGAGGACATTGACCAGGTGTTTGCTAAGTCAAAGCTTAAAGGGTACAACAGCCCAGTCACTGGAAATCGACATGGAATG TGTGCTCCTAAGAATCATACAACAGCTCAGAACCCAAAAATGCTGGGAGTTATTAGGGATCATCCTGAGATTGAGGACATTATACAGCCAGTAGGAGAAGTTCCGCTGGATCTGCCCACTGAAGACCACTTCACACACATTGTAGCAGACACTGTGCTGGCAGTCAATGAAGAGCATTACAGTGTCATCTACCTGGGCACAG AACAAGGAAAAATTCTAAAAGTGCTCCACACCATTGAAGAAGCTTTTATTATATCCCAGTATTCTCTGTTTCACAATGAGGGGCCCATCATTAACATGGCCATCGACTCACAGAGA GGTCACCTTTACATTGGCACAGCAATGGAAGTCCAGCGCCTACTATTGGCTGACTGCAGTCGATATGGAGACAGTTGCAGGGAGTGCATTCTCTCCAGAGACCCATACTGTGGGTGGGACATGGCCAAAAAGAGGTGCCTGGCAATTCCAGCAAACTACAATGTCACTACTGG tGGAATCCTACAGAGCCTTGACCAATCCAATGCCTCTGTTTGTGGAGACACTGCAG CTCTAAAGATACGCAGTACAATTCCTAAGGAAGTGCAGATGCACAAAGATGGTCCAGTCCTGTTGCCATGTCCCGTTCACTCCTACCACGCCACCTACAGCTGGGAGAAGGACAACTGTATTAAGCGCTACCCCTGTACCATATCTGGTTCATCCTGTGTGCTTGGCTCAAACCCTGATCTGccattgaaggagggtgtattCCGTTGCATGGCCACAGAGAGTGgcctgaaacaggaagtggtgtCCTACAGGCTGGTGTTTAATGCTGGGCCATCTGCCACTTCACCGGCTTCCACACTGGCTCTGTCTCTACTGTTGGCCATGATTGGCTTCTTCCTCCAGTAG
- the lingo4b gene encoding leucine-rich repeat and immunoglobulin-like domain-containing nogo receptor-interacting protein 4b, which yields MFVEFCQQKWVSALLLLYCLHLSASDFLWPCPQKCICRQDTLEVNCSSKHLTVVPEGLHISAKRLNLSGNRLKTLSRRQFYGLSQLEELDLSENIISMIEVEAFQGLKNLRILKIKNNRLKIIPVGVFSGLPNILSLDISKNEILVFLDYTFQEMVNLREINAGENDLVFISQKAFVGLQNLQELNVDRSNLTSIPSEAFSQLQSLTKLRLRRLNINVLPNNAFRRLPQLHTLQILQWPSLETLNSNSLMSLNLSTLVISNCNLSAIPYASLRHLTHLIYLDLSYNPITSIEGNMLGELLRLQEFHLVGGKLLRIEPGAFRCLVHFRLLNVSANRLTTLEESAFHAVGNLQTLRLDRNPLTCDCRLLWVVRRRLRINFDGRQPTCSAPERGRKREFRDFSEAELTKVFICSQACILERKLQEAKVEEGTNVQFDCKADGYPPPSITWLSPQQTPVSSMGRIRVHANGTLEVRYAQVQDTGTYLCIAANAAGNDSITANLHVRNSPRKYTIPSFFDESWFESSFPPSTNSSAQVSSPYPFDAKTLVIATTMGFLSFLSSVVICFVFMFLWSQSKGQIKHTATIDFVPRTSMGGGGDGADTGRFTMKLI from the coding sequence ATGTTTGTGGAGTTTTGTCAGCAGAAGTGGGTCTCGGCACTCCTGCTACTCTACTGTTTGCACTTATCAGCATCCGATTTCCTATGGCCATGTCCTCAAAAGTGTATTTGTAGGCAGGACACACTAGAGGTCAACTGCTCTTCAAAGCACTTAACAGTTGTTCCAGAAGGATTGCACATCAGTGCCAAGCGgctgaacctttctggcaaccGCTTGAAGACACTGAGTCGGCGACAGTTCTATGGATTATCCCAACTAGAGGAGCTGGACCTTAGTGAGAACATTATATCTATGATTGAAGTGGAAGCATTTCAGGGTCTGAAAAACCTACGAAttctaaaaattaaaaacaaccgGCTTAAGATCATCCCAGTTGGTGTCTTCTCCGGTTTGCCGAACATTCTCAGCCTGGACATTAGCAAGAATGAGATACTTGTGTTTCTAGACTACACATTTCAGGAGATGGTGAACCTACGGGAAATTAATGCAGGGGAAAATGACCTGGTGTTTATCTCACAGAAGGCCTTTGTTGGTCTGCAGAACTTACAGGAGCTGAACGTGGACCGCAGTAACCTTACGTCTATCCCAAGTGAAGCATTTTCACAGCTCCAAAGCCTGACCAAATTGCGCCTACGGAGACTTAACATTAATGTATTGCCCAATAATGCCTTTCGTCGGCTGCCCCAGCTGCATACACTGCAGATACTTCAGTGGCCCTCACTAGAGACTTTAAACAGCAACAGCCTTATGAGTCTAAACCTCAGCACCTTGGTTATCAGTAACTGCAATCTGAGTGCCATACCATATGCCTCATTGCGCCATTTAACACACTTGATCTACCTAGATCTGTCCTATAACCCTATTACATCTATAGAAGGCAATATGCTAGGGGAATTGCTCAGACTTCAGGAATTCCACTTGGTAGGTGGAAAACTGCTCCGCATTGAGCCAGGTGCCTTTAGGTGTCTGGTTCACTTTCGGCTGCTCAATGTATCCGCAAACCGACTTACAACCCTAGAAGAGAGTGCCTTCCATGCAGTCGGGAACCTACAGACCTTGCGACTAGACAGGAACCCACTAACTTGTGACTGTCGGTTACTGTGGGTGGTGCGACGCCGTTTGAGGATAAACTTTGATGGTCGCCAGCCTACATGTTCTGCACCTGAACGTGGTCGCAAGCGGGAGTTTCGTGACTTTTCTGAGGCAGAGCTCACAAAAGTGTTCATCTGCAGTCAGGCATGTATCCTGGAACGTAAGCTGCAAGAAGcaaaggtggaggagggaaCAAATGTGCAGTTTGATTGCAAAGCAGATGGGTATCCCCCACCCTCTATAACTTGGTTATCACCCCAGCAGACTCCAGTGAGCTCTATGGGGAGAATACGAGTACATGCAAATGGAACTCTGGAAGTGCGTTATGCCCAAGTGCAGGACACTGGAACTTACCTATGTATTGCAGCTAATGCTGCAGGGAATGATAGTATCACTGCCAATCTTCATGTGAGGAACTCCCCTCGAAAGTATACAATTCCCAGTTTCTTTGATGAGAGTTGGTTTGAAAGCTCATTTCCTCCTTCCACCAACTCTTCAGCACAAGTGTCAAGCCCTTACCCCTTTGATGCAAAGACCCTTGTCATTGCTACTACTATGGGGTTCCTTTCTTTCCTAAGCTCTGTGGTcatctgttttgtgttcatgttCCTCTGGAGCCAAAGTAAGGGCCAGATTAAGCACACAGCCACCATTGACTTTGTGCCACGTACATCTATgggaggaggtggagatggTGCAGACACAGGGAGGTTTACAATGAAGCTTATATGA